ACCAATATCCATCTGGACGAAATGGTCATGAAAACGACGGACGGCCGGGTACGGCTCGCGGGCGATGTCGATATCGGCTCCGGACAGATCGAGGCCATGCTGACGCGCTGGAACCGGAACGCCGAGGAGGAACCGGTCTCCGTCAGGATCAGCGGCAATGCCCTTGCCGCGCTGGCCCGCCGGATCGAGACGCCCGCCGACCTGCTGGAATAACAATCCCCTGCGCTTTGATGCTATCGGAAAGGGCGCAGCCGATCCGCACCCATTACGGGGACTTCAGAGCATGTCCGAGTCAGAAACGGTAGCGGAGGCCGACCTGGGCAACCGGGTAGAACTTGTAGTCCTTGGCTGCATTGCGGAAATCGTCGATGCTGTCCTGCAGCGGCTGGTAGACCGTGCCAGACCAGCTTTCCTGAACATCGGGCGTGCCCATGTAGTAGGCGCCCAATGAGAAGTCCAGCGATATCCGGTCATTGAGATCGGCGTTGTAGCCAATGCCGAAATAGGGCTGGAAGTCGTATTCCGGCGTCAGCTTGACCTCGGCGGTTTCCACAACGTCAAGATAGGGATTGTACATTGAGAACGTGCCCTTGGCATTGTCGTCCGTGTAGCGCGCCCCGACCGAGATACGGAAATCAGACTGGTTGACGTAATAGTCGAGCGTGGCGCCGACCGTCAGCACCTTGAACGTGCCCTCGTAATCAGCGCCCTCATAGGTGCCCGAAGGCTCGTAGCTGAAACCGGCGACAGTTCCGCTGAGCCCGAAGCTCTCGTTGAGCTTGTAGATGCCCGTCAACCCGATGCCCAGCGTACCGGCCGATGGCTCAATGGCGAGTTCCTGGGCATTCGCCGAGGCTGCCACAGCGGATAATGCCGCAGCCGAGACCATGACGGAAAGAAGATTTCTGCGCACGCCGTTTCTTTTATGAAGCATTCCGAATTCCCTGCTTTGACCCGTTTATTGCCCAAACCTAGGGCGATTTTATTAAGTATTTCTAAGTCATAATTTTTAATTGATCGAGTTTGCCGCGTTCAACCCGTGACAACGCTGCCATTGCGGATAAACCGGAGAATACCGGCTTTCGCTGTGGCTGTGACATTTTAACAACGTGGATGATCGAATTCCGCTCTTGCTCTTTCAGCCGTCGGTCTCCGCCCTTTTGCCCGCATAAAGCGCCGCCCGCGCCTTCATGAACCTCGCCAGCCGGTCGGCCACGCGCCGCACCTCGCGCCGATGCCGATCGTCATCATGGAGCACGAGCCACTGAAGATGCTCCAGTTCCTCGATGACCGGCCCCGCCCGCACCAGGCGCTGATTGGTATCGCCGATGAAGCAGGGCAGGACGGCAACGCCGGCGCCTGCCTCGACGAGGTCGAGCATCGTCCGCGGACGGCTTACCAACAGGGCAATGGCCGCCGGCCGGGCCTGGTGCGGCCATCTGAGGTAGTCGGAGATCGCTTCCTCCCGGGTGACGGCGATCCAGCGTTCCCGCGCCAAGGGCGGCGCGTTCCTGGACCTGAACGGCGCATAGGCGACACAGCCGAGTCTCTGCGCCGCCAGATTGCTCTCTTCGGGTTCGAAGGATCGGATGCCGATGTCATTTTCCCTGTGAGCGAGGCTCGCGCGCGCTTCGCCGACAAGCAATTGCAGGCGGAACGGGTCGTCCTCGCGACAGATCTCGCCGATATGCGCGGAAATCAGAAACGCGTTCCACGTGCCAAGCGCCAGGCGGACCAGTTGCGGCGCCGCCGCCTCGCCGCGCCAGTCATCAATCCTGCGAAAGCTGCCGTCCGCCCCCGTCAGCAACGCGTTCAGGGTTTCGCCCTCGGGCGTGAGACCGTAGCCGCGCTGGCTGCGCACGAACAGCGCGCGCCCGAGGCGGCGTTCGAGATCCAGCATGTGCCGGCCGGCCGTGGCGGGACTGACGCCGTGCTCCGCCGCAGCGCCGCTCAATCCGCCGTGGCGGATCACGGCGAGGAAAAGCTGATAGTAGGACCAGGGTATGCTTTTCATCAGTGAAAAATAACCTGCATTCCAGAGCGTTTCAAACGACAATTTTCGCTGGTATTTTTCAGGCAGTCCACAGGGAGCGCACGGCGAGAGCGCGAAGCCTCCCGCCCTCCCCGACAGGAAAGCCCGATCACCGATCGGTCCACGAAGACCGTCGAATGACCGACAGGAGTGATAGCCATGACACGCAGAACCGGAGCCAGACGGCTGCTGAACCTTTACTATTCCCAGGAGTATCGGCCTCTATCCGAAGACGATTACTATGACCGGTTCTCCGAAACCCTGCCTGCATTCCTTAGGAAATCAGGGCAGGTCGTCGGCACGCTCATTCTGTCGGCGGCAGGACTTCTCACAGCGCATCGCCGGCAGCGACGCCGGAGGCCCAGGCCCACTGGAAATTGTAGCCGCCCAGCCATCCGGTGACGTCGACGCATTCGCCGATGAAATAGAGGCCCGGTACCGCCCGGGCCTCCATCGTCCTTGACGACAGCGCCTTGGTATCGATGCCGCCGAGCGTCACTTCGGCCGTGCGGTAGCCCTCGGTTCCGGCGGGCTTGAACTGCCAGTCCTGGATCGAAGCCGCAAGGTGGGCGAGCGCCTTGTCGGAAAGATCGGCAAGATGGCCCGCCGCGCCGGCACGCTCGGTGAAATAGTGCGCGAGGCGTTTCGGCAACCAGGTCGCGAGCGCGCTCGCGGCGCCCTGCCTTCCGTTTTCGCGCTTTGCCGCCGTGAGCATGTCAGCGAGGGCGATATCCGGGCTGATCCTGACGTTCACCGCGTCGCCGGGCGACCAGTAGGAGGAAACCTGCAGGATTGCAGGACCGGAAAGGCCGCGATGAGTAAAAAGCATGGCCTCGCAAAACCGCCCGGTTCGGCATGCGACCTCGACCGGAACGCCGATACCCGCGAGCGGCTGCAATTCCGCCTGCAGGCCCGGTTCGAGCGTGAAGGGCACAAGGCCAGGCCGCGGCTCGACGACGCGGATGCCGAAGCGCCCGGCGACCTCGTAGGCAAAGCCCGTCGCGCCCATCTTGGGGATGGACTTGCCGCCGGTGGCAATCACCATCGCCCGTGCGGCGGCCCGCTTCCCCTCAACCGACAGCATGAAACGATCGCCGGAATGTTCAAGAGCGGCGACGGCCGTCTCCAGCCTGATCTCGACATTGCCGGCCCGACATTCGGCCAGCAGCATGGCGATGATCTCCTTCGCCGAGCCGTCGCAGAAGAGCTGCCCGAGTGTCTTCTCGTGCCAGGCGATGTTGTGGCGGTCCACCATCGCGATGAAATCCGCCGGCGTGAAGCGCGCGAGCGCCGATTTGGCGAAATGCGGATTCTCGCTCAGGAAGTTTTGCGGGCCGGCGCCGATATTGGTGAAGTTGCAGCGGCCGCCGCCGGAAATGCGGATTTTCTCGCCCGGTTTCTTCGCGTGATCAACGAGAAGAACCCTGCGTCCCCGTTTTCCCGCGCGCGCGGCGCACATCAGCCCCGCAGCGCCTGCGCCGACAATGATCACATCGAATTCGTCCATGATTTTCCGCCTGTTCCCGTGCGGCCCTGGTTGCATCGGCGCAGAGAAAGTCAACATGCCCCCTCGCCAAGACGCGCGCCGTGGTTATGATACGCCCACGCGCAATGACAAACCGGCGAGTGAAATGCCAGTAAAAAAGACGACGATCAAAGCCGCAAGCAGAACGCACACAAGCAAGGTCAAGCGGGCGAAGAAACCCGCAAAGCCCGCAGCCCCCTCGCCGCCGCGCGGCGTGGAGGACTGGAAGGCCGCAGCCCGCTGGCTGAAGCTGCGCGGCATCGAGGACATCGAGTGCATCACGCCGGATCTTGCCGGCGTGCCGCGCGGCAAGATGATGCCGTCCTCGAAATTCACCTCCAACACCTCGCTTGCCCTCCCCTCCGCGCTCTATCGCCACACGATCTCCGGCGAATATCCCGACGAGAGCGGCAGCTTCCGTTACGAACCGCGCGACAGCGATCTCAAACTGGTGCCCGACCTCTCGACGCTGACGGCGGTGCCCTGGGAGACCGATCCGACCGCGCAGGTGATCTGCGATGTCGTCGGCGCCGACGGGGAAGAGGTGCCCTATACGCCGCGCAACGTGCTCAAGCGCGTAGTCGAGCTTTACGAGAAGCGCGGCTGGCGGCCGGTGGTGGCGCCGGAAATCGAGTTCTACCTCGTTGCCAAGAATGACGATCCTGACCTGCCGCTAACCCCGCCGGTCGGCCGCTCGGGCCGTCCGATCGTCGCCGGACAGGCCTATTCGATCGCCGGCATCAACGAGTTTGACGAACTGATCGACGACATTTACCATTTCTGCGAGGCTCAGGGGCTGGAAATCGACACGCTGATCCACGAGGAAGGCCCCGCCCAGCTCGAGATCAACCTGCGCCATGGCGATCCCCTGGAGCTTGCCGACCAGGTGTTCTATTTCAAGCGCACCATTCGCGAGGCGGCGACCAAGCACGGCACCTTCGCCACCTTCATGGCAAAGCCCATGCAGGGCCAGCCGGGCTCGGCCATGCATATCCACCAGTCGGTCGTGGACATAGAGACGGGCCGCAACGTGTTCTCGCTCGAAAACGGCGAGCCCTCGCCGGAGTTCTTCCATTTCATCGGCGGCATGCAGAAATATGTTCCGTCCACGCTGGTGATG
This window of the Martelella lutilitoris genome carries:
- a CDS encoding LysR family transcriptional regulator, translating into MKSIPWSYYQLFLAVIRHGGLSGAAAEHGVSPATAGRHMLDLERRLGRALFVRSQRGYGLTPEGETLNALLTGADGSFRRIDDWRGEAAAPQLVRLALGTWNAFLISAHIGEICREDDPFRLQLLVGEARASLAHRENDIGIRSFEPEESNLAAQRLGCVAYAPFRSRNAPPLARERWIAVTREEAISDYLRWPHQARPAAIALLVSRPRTMLDLVEAGAGVAVLPCFIGDTNQRLVRAGPVIEELEHLQWLVLHDDDRHRREVRRVADRLARFMKARAALYAGKRAETDG
- a CDS encoding NAD(P)/FAD-dependent oxidoreductase, encoding MDEFDVIIVGAGAAGLMCAARAGKRGRRVLLVDHAKKPGEKIRISGGGRCNFTNIGAGPQNFLSENPHFAKSALARFTPADFIAMVDRHNIAWHEKTLGQLFCDGSAKEIIAMLLAECRAGNVEIRLETAVAALEHSGDRFMLSVEGKRAAARAMVIATGGKSIPKMGATGFAYEVAGRFGIRVVEPRPGLVPFTLEPGLQAELQPLAGIGVPVEVACRTGRFCEAMLFTHRGLSGPAILQVSSYWSPGDAVNVRISPDIALADMLTAAKRENGRQGAASALATWLPKRLAHYFTERAGAAGHLADLSDKALAHLAASIQDWQFKPAGTEGYRTAEVTLGGIDTKALSSRTMEARAVPGLYFIGECVDVTGWLGGYNFQWAWASGVAAGDAL
- a CDS encoding glutamine synthetase family protein encodes the protein MPVKKTTIKAASRTHTSKVKRAKKPAKPAAPSPPRGVEDWKAAARWLKLRGIEDIECITPDLAGVPRGKMMPSSKFTSNTSLALPSALYRHTISGEYPDESGSFRYEPRDSDLKLVPDLSTLTAVPWETDPTAQVICDVVGADGEEVPYTPRNVLKRVVELYEKRGWRPVVAPEIEFYLVAKNDDPDLPLTPPVGRSGRPIVAGQAYSIAGINEFDELIDDIYHFCEAQGLEIDTLIHEEGPAQLEINLRHGDPLELADQVFYFKRTIREAATKHGTFATFMAKPMQGQPGSAMHIHQSVVDIETGRNVFSLENGEPSPEFFHFIGGMQKYVPSTLVMMAPYVNSYRRLTPDMACPVNTAWGYDNRTTAFRIPVSDPAARRVENRLPSSDANPYLALAASLACGYLGIENLVDPSAPTADTANEGVIDLPRGLLEALALMEGELALGPVLSREFIDLYAGIKRGEFETFMQVISPWEREFLLLHV